The proteins below come from a single Gossypium raimondii isolate GPD5lz chromosome 2, ASM2569854v1, whole genome shotgun sequence genomic window:
- the LOC105789337 gene encoding glycine cleavage system H protein, mitochondrial: protein MALRMWASSTANALKISCSSKPNVSLAFSLSRCFSTVLDGLKYANSHEWVKHEGPVATIGITDHAQDHLGEVVFVELPEPGGSVSQGKGFGAVESVKATSDINSPISGEVVEVNSKLSETPGLINSSPYADGWMIKVKPSSPSELESLMGSKEYTKFCEEEDASH from the exons ATGGCACTCAGAATGTGGGCTTCTTCCACTGCCAATGCACTCAAAATCTCTTGTTCCTCCAAACCTAATGTTTCCCTTGCTTTCTCACTCTCTAGATGCTTTTCCACTG TTTTGGATGGGCTGAAGTATGCTAATTCACATGAATGGGTGAAGCATGAAGGTCCTGTGGCTACCATTGGCATCACTGACCATGCTCAG GACCATCTTGGAGAAGTAGTGTTTGTGGAGTTGCCGGAACCAGGTGGTTCAGTGAGCCAAGGAAAAGGGTTTGGAGCAGTGGAAAGTGTTAAAGCAACAAGTGATATCAATTCCCCAATCTCCGGCGAAGTCGTGGAGGTTAACTCCAAGCTGTCCGAAACTCCGGGCCTG ATCAACTCAAGCCCATATGCAGATGGATGGATGATCAAAGTGAAGCCAAGCAGTCCATCAGAGTTAGAATCATTGATGGGTTCAAAGGAATACACCAAATTCTGTGAGGAAGAAGATGCTTCCCACTAA
- the LOC105789336 gene encoding uncharacterized protein LOC105789336, with translation MEMEEIVEEETSGKHENMVEITVKTIGPARPSSLHVPSSIKVLDLRKLIARKNHLPVENLKLILQGKVLHDRADEDDIYVRFNDGDSLIVAVKPKAPVGLDIDDDDEDLKFQLPQSTSQWKKKLYSFLRNRMKLPDIVLMAIFSLGLKAWALIILWFTLAPIAHKLDLGPLYILGTGFCLIFLNLGRRQPGDVSAYSIFNEDFRELPGTLNADAIDRDIRTGQF, from the exons ATGGAGATGGAAGAGATTGTAGAAGAAGAAACCAGtggaaaacatgaaaatatggTGGAAATTACTGTTAAAACCATTGGTCCTGCTCGTCCTTCTAGCCTTCATGTCCCTTCTTCCATCAAA GTTCTTGATTTGAGAAAATTGATAGCTCGAAAGAATCATTTACCGGTTGAGAATTTGAAGCTTATCTTACAAGGAAAGGTATTACATGATCGTGCAGATGAAGATGACATTTACGTGCGATTCAATGATGGTG ATTCCCTCATCGTTGCTGTCAAACCAAAAGCACCAGTTGGACTCGATATTGATGACGATGATGAAGATTTG AAATTTCAGCTCCCACAATCAACAAGCCAGTGGAAGAAGAAGCTTTACTCTTTTTTACGTAACAGAATGAAGCTTCCCG ATATCGTTTTGATGGCAATATTTTCTCTTGGTCTTAAGGCGTGGGCTCTTATTATATTATGGTTTACACTAGCACCTATTGCTCATAAATTGGATCTTGGACCATTATAT ATACTCGGTACCGgcttttgtttaattttcctAAATCTTGGACGGCGACAACCTGGTGATGTCAG TGCATATTCCATCTTCAATGAAGATTTTAGGGAGCTTCCTGGTACCCTCAATGCAGATGCAATAGATAGGGACATAAGGACAGGTCAATTTTGA
- the LOC105789338 gene encoding NAC domain-containing protein 71, which produces MGGPSLPPGFRFHPTDEELIGYYLKRKTEGLEIELEVIPVIDLYKFDPWDLPEKSFLPKRDLEWFFFCPRDRKYPNGSRTNRATKAGYWKATGKDRNVVCQSAVSGYRKTLVFYQGRAPLGDRTDWVMHEYRLSDQPETSTNQGAYALCHVMKRNESKASDTNGEFRATRVKTRSTNTKLTSTWTCNKPLSTSGDISCQTCYPNSESHYSSPITSPPHDVTQLQPFEPISVNIDLANVWLSPDLILDSSKDYPQICETAAQYFPQYEFPSTLTPWQQYEHSNFSPSTLYSNFGEIEHVNDLGLYSGHANNMDFYDNEGYGQIGSFNV; this is translated from the exons ATGGGAGGGCCATCATTGCCACCAGGTTTTCGTTTTCATCCTACTGATGAAGAATTGATTGGATATTACCTCAAAAGAAAAACTGAAGGGCTTGAAATTGAGCTCGAAGTCATTCCCGTTATCGATTTGTATAAGTTTGATCCTTGGGACTTACcag AGAAGTCGTTCCTTCCAAAACGAGACTTGGAATGGTTTTTTTTCTGCCCTAGGGATCGAAAGTACCCGAACGGGTCGAGAACAAACCGTGCCACCAAGGCCGGATATTGGAAGGCAACGGGGAAGGACAGGAACGTAGTGTGCCAATCGGCAGTAAGCGGGTACCGTAAGACACTGGTTTTCTACCAGGGACGTGCCCCTTTAGGGGATCGAACTGATTGGGTTATGCACGAGTACCGACTCTCTGATCAGCCTGAAACATCAACTAATCAG GGTGCTTATGCCTTGTGTCATGTCATGAAAAGGAATGAATCAAAGGCGAGTGACACTAATGGAGAATTCAGAGCCACAAGGGTCAAAACCAGGTCAACTAATACGAAACTCACATCGACCTGGACCTGCAACAAGCCCTTAAGCACTTCTGGTGACATTTCGTGTCAAACATGTTACCCCAACAGCGAGAGCCATTATTCAAGCCCTATCACTTCTCCCCCTCATGATGTCACACAATTGCAACCATTTGAACCCATTTCAGTCAATATCGATCTAGCCAACGTTTGGCTCTCACCTGATCTAATTCTTGATTCTTCAAAG GATTACCCACAAATATGTGAAACAGCAGCTCAATACTTCCCACAATATGAGTTTCCAAGCACATTGACCCCATGGCAACAATATGAACACAGCAATTTCTCCCCTAGTACATTGTACTCGAATTTTGGGGAAATCGAGCACGTCAATGATCTTGGTCTGTACTCAGGACATGCAAATAACATGGACTTCTATGATAATGAAGGGTATGGCCAAATTGGTTCATTCAACGTATGA
- the LOC105789339 gene encoding MND1-interacting protein 1, which yields MGCTVREKHRSTRRTRSVKPDTDHPCCVIDKDSVSKSILESGLKSLSYHLSLNDSTQSPNPNHNTSNTNFDDHGLGYCTEEQLEEFLLKNLEFLYNEAISKLVSLGYDEDVALKAILRNGHCYGGMDVLTNILHNSLAYLNSSCGSSKGSNSEEAELGFPDIRQLQEYSLAGMVCLLQQVRPHLSKGDAMWCLLMSDLHVGKASTMEIPSLPSPANGCSLVSTNMDSIGNNGVSVVSPALCRFHGGWGFGNGGAEFPVNGFFSNGMEMTLQREIECPERFNLSPSMKSLLKRNVAMFAASFRANSKQLQAQNHALPSGDAPLAVAGGEVPAEKAEESQNLKSQDGVNSVLSKFRDLNIDENWEHVGEDKKGEMIISLLHQIKDLEKQVKERKEWAHQKAMQAARKLSSDLTELKMLRMEREEMMQMKKGKHTIEDSTMKRLSEMENALKKASGQVDRANAAVRRLETENAEIRAEMEASKLSASESVTTCLEVAKRERKCLKKLLAWEKQKTKLQEEIADEKEKIKELQRCLARVEQDQKETESKWKEELKAKELALAQLEQERRSKEAAEASNKRKLEALRLKIEIDFQRHKDDHQRLEQELSRLKQSTDLNHQSDNLLTGKSEGAKPQGETIARLLHELDKQQDSSENNVNGDRECIICSKDEVSVVFLPCAHQVLCANCNDGYGKKGKATCPCCRVPIEQRIRVFGATS from the exons ATGGGGTGCACTGTAAGAGAAAAACATAGGTCTACCCGGAGGACCCGATCGGTGAAACCCGATACCGATCATCCTTGTTGTGTTATTGATAAAGACTCAGTGTCTAAATCCATACTTGAATCGGGTCTCAAGTCGTTGAGTTACCATCTGAGTCTAAACGATTCAACCCAAAGCCCTAATCCTAATCATAATACTAGCAATACCAATTTTGACGATCATGGTTTGGGGTATTGTACTGAGGAACAATTAGaggaatttttattgaaaaacctggaatttttatataatgaagCTATATCTAAGCTTGTATCGTTAGGTTATGATGAGGATGTTGCTTTAAAGGCGATTTTGAGAAATGGGCATTGTTATGGTGGAATGGATGTGTTGACTAATATATTGCATAATTCATTGGCTTATTTGAATAGTAGTTGTGGTAGTAGTAAGGGGAGTAATTCGGAGGAAGCTGAGCTCGGGTTTCCAGATATAAGGCAATTGCAGGAGTATTCGCTTGCCGGTATGGTTTGTTTGTTGCAACAAGTTAGGCCACATTTAAGTAAAGGTGATGCTATGTGGTGTTTACTTATGAGTGATCTTCATGTTGGTAAGGCTAGTACTATGGAAATTCCGTCACTTCCTTCACCAGCGAATGGGTGTAGTCTGGTTTCGACCAACATGGATAGCATTGGTAATAATGGGGTTAGTGTTGTGTCACCGGCGTTATGTAGGTTTCATGGTGGTTGGGGGTTTGGGAACGGAGGGGCAGAGTTCCCAGTAAATGGGTTCTTTTCCAATGGCATGGAAATGACTTTGCAAAGGGAAATTGAGTGTCCCGAGAGGTTTAATCTTTCACCTTCGATGAAGTCTTTGTTGAAAAGGAATGTTGCAATGTTTGCTGCTAGTTTTAGGGCTAACTCAAAACAATTGCAAGCACAAAATCATGCATTGCCTAGTGGGGATGCCCCTTTGGCTGTCGCTGGGGGTGAAGTTCCAGCTGAGAAAGCTGAAGAATCACAAAATTTGAAGAGCCAAGATGGGGTTAATTCGGTATTGAGTAAATTTCGTGATTTGAATATCGATGAGAATTGGGAACATGTTGGGGAAGATAAAAAAGGCGAAATGATAATTTCTTTGCTTCATCAGATTAAGGATCTCGAGAAGCAAGTGAAAGAGAGGAAGGAATGGGCTCACCAGAAAGCAATGCAGGCTGCAAGAAAGCTTAGTAGTGATCTTACAGAGCTTAAAATGCTGAGAATGGAGAGGGAGGAGATGATGCAGATGAAGAAAGGGAAACACACAATAGAGGACTCGACCATGAAGAGACTTTCAGAGATGGAGAATGCTTTGAAGAAAGCTAGTGGACAGGTGGACCGGGCAAATGCCGCTGTGAGACGGCTTGAGACAGAGAATGCGGAAATCAGAGCTGAGATGGAAGCTTCAAAATTAAGTGCATCTGAATCAGTCACAACCTGTCTCGAGGTTGCAAAAAGGGAGAGAAAATGCCTGAAGAAGCTTTTAGCTTGGGAGAAACAGAAAACTAAGTTGCAGGAAGAGATTGCTGATGAAAAGGAGAAGATTAAAGAACTGCAACGATGCTTAGCTCGAGTAGAGCAAGATCAGAAAGAAACCGAG TCAAAGTGGAAAGAGGAGCTAAAGGCCAAAGAACTAGCCTTAGCTCAATTAGAGCAAGAACGACGCTCCAAAGAAGCAGCTGAAGCAAGCAATAAAAGAAAGCTTGAGGCTTTACGTTTGAAGATAGAGATAGACTTTCAGCGCCATAAAGACGATCATCAACGACTCGAGCAAGAGCTTTCCCGTCTGAAACAATCAACTGACTTAAATCATCAATCAGATAATTTACTCACAGGAAAATCAGAGGGAGCAAAACCGCAAGGAGAAACAATCGCTAGGTTACTTCACGAATTAGATAAACAACAAGATTCTTCCGAGAACAATGTCAATGGTGATAGAGAATGCATAATATGTTCAAAAGATGAAGTCTCTGTTGTTTTCCTTCCTTGTGCACATCAGGTTCTATGTGCTAATTGCAACGATGGTTACGGGAAGAAAGGCAAAGCTACTTGTCCTTGTTGCCGAGTGCCGATTGAACAAAGAATTCGGGTTTTTGGTGCTACTTCATAG
- the LOC105789340 gene encoding plant intracellular Ras-group-related LRR protein 5-like, whose protein sequence is MAVKSKQNPSPAFIETIQEIMRLYKSLPPRPSIEEVEAAKTVLQTAENEEKTKLEAISKDQYHHQPLEGVPDELLSILQQVRKTMVLFQSHEQKKEALYLVEVDDMFETFDGLIERASLLVSGDNLEEKVWGFDGETVISDDRFVTSSCNSGEDGSGKLDLMKIATLIESTAKMGAIVLDLKAKLMDQIEWLPVSIGKLNSVTELDLSENRIMALPPSINGLQALTKLDLHSNQLINLPDGIGELVNLLELDLHANRLSSLPASFGNLKNLMNLDLSSNNFTHLPDTIGNLTSLKRLIVETNELEELPYTIGNCSSLSVLRLDFNRIKALPEAIGKLECLEILTAHYNRIKGLPTTMGNLSNLKELDVGFNEIESIPETLCFAISLRKLKVGKNFADLRALPRSIGNLEMLEELDISDNQIRVLPDSFRFLSKLRVLHADETPLEVPSREVIKLGAKAVVQFMVDLVANRDTKSPSPKKKKSFYFGFRSIFRRSRTASTENM, encoded by the exons ATGGCTGTGAAGTCAAAACAAAACCCATCACCAGCTTTCATAGAAACAATACAAGAAATCATGAGACTTTACAAATCACTTCCACCAAGACCTTCCATTGAAGAAGTTGAAGCAGCCAAGACTGTTCTACAAACTgcagaaaatgaagaaaaaaccAAGCTTGAAGCTATCTCTAAAGACCAATACCACCACCAACCCCTTGAAGGTGTCCCTGATGAACTCTTGTCTATTCTACAACAAGTGAGGAAAACCATGGTGTTGTTTCAAAGCCATGAACAAAAGAAAGAAGCCCTTTACTTGGTTGAagttgatgatatgtttgagACCTTTGATGGGTTGATTGAAAGGGCTTCTTTATTGGTTTCTGGGGATAACTTGGAAGAGAAAGTGTGGGGATTTGATGGAGAAACTGTGATTAGTGATGATCGTTTCGTTACAAGTTCTTGCAACTCAG GTGAAGATGGTAGTGGAAAACTAGACCTAATGAAGATAGCAACCCTTATTGAAAGCACTGCAAAAATGGGAGCAATAGTTCTTGATCTTAAGGCCAAGTTGATGGACCAAATAGAATGGTTACCTGTTTCAATTGGGAAATTAAACAGTGTGACCGAACTAGATTTATCCGAAAATCGAATAATGGCGTTGCCGCCTTCTATCAATGGGCTTCAAGCATTGACAAAGCTCGATCTTCACTCAAACCAACTCATAAACCTTCCTGATGGAATTGGGGAACTTGTCAACCTACTAGAGCTTGATCTCCATGCAAATCGATTAAGCTCATTACCTGCTTCGTTCGGGAACTTGAAGAACCTCATGAATCTCGATTTGAGTTCAAACAACTTCACTCATTTGCCAGATACAATTGGTAACTTGACTTCTTTGAAGAGACTAATTGTTGAAACAAATGAACTTGAAGAACTTCCATACACAATTGGAAATTGCTCGTCATTATCGGTGTTGAGGTTGGATTTTAATAGGATAAAGGCGTTGCCCGAGGCGATTGGAAAGCTCGAATGTTTGGAGATACTTACGGCACACTATAATAGGATCAAAGGGTTGCCAACAACAATGGGAAacctttcaaatttaaaagagCTTGATGTTGGCTTCAATGAGATTGAATCCATCCCTGAGACCCTTTGTTTTGCAATAAGTCTAAGAAAATTGAAAGTTGGGAAGAACTTTGCGGACCTTAGAGCCTTACCGAGATCGATTGGAAACCTCGAGATGCTCGAGGAGTTAGATATAAGTGACAATCAAATAAGAGTTTTACCCGATTCTTTTCGATTCTTATCCAAATTGAGAGTTCTTCATGCCGATGAGACTCCATTGGAAGTTCCATCAAGAGAAGTAATCAAATTAGGTGCTAAG gCTGTTGTTCAATTCATGGTTGACCTTGTTGCTAATAGAGATACCAAATCTCCATcaccaaagaaaaagaagagtttTTATTTCGGGTTCCGGTCAATTTTTCGACGATCTCGGACTGCGAGTACCGAGAACATGTAG